In Rhodothermus marinus DSM 4252, a single genomic region encodes these proteins:
- a CDS encoding nucleotide exchange factor GrpE: MAEEMKTTPNAEQVNETENTPTPEAEATASETPAEEENDLVARIEQLEAELAQVQDKFLRTAAELQNYRRRVEQEKRQLLEMGKALAIRPLLEVLDDLERSLEAARQAETQDPGAAYHKLREGVELVHQKFLTELARLGVEPIEAVGQPFDPALHEAMMQQPAPEGVTPGTVLQEVQKGYRMGERVLRHSRVVVAAPPDGNRQA, encoded by the coding sequence ATGGCGGAGGAAATGAAAACCACACCGAACGCGGAACAGGTAAACGAAACGGAAAACACGCCGACGCCCGAAGCGGAAGCTACCGCTTCGGAGACGCCGGCGGAGGAGGAAAACGATCTGGTAGCCCGTATCGAACAACTGGAGGCCGAACTGGCGCAGGTGCAGGACAAGTTCCTGCGCACGGCGGCCGAATTGCAGAACTATCGCCGGCGCGTCGAACAGGAGAAGCGGCAACTGCTGGAAATGGGCAAGGCGCTGGCGATCCGCCCGCTGCTGGAGGTGCTGGACGACCTGGAACGCTCGCTGGAGGCGGCGCGCCAGGCCGAAACGCAGGATCCGGGCGCTGCCTACCACAAGCTGCGTGAGGGCGTCGAACTGGTCCATCAGAAATTTCTCACCGAGCTGGCCCGCCTGGGTGTGGAGCCCATCGAGGCGGTGGGTCAGCCCTTCGATCCGGCCCTGCACGAAGCCATGATGCAGCAGCCGGCACCGGAGGGCGTGACGCCCGGAACGGTCCTGCAGGAAGTGCAGAAGGGGTACCGGATGGGCGAACGCGTGCTCCGGCACAGCCGGGTCGTTGTGGCGGCTCCGCCCGACGGAAACCGCCAGGCCTGA
- the hrcA gene encoding heat-inducible transcriptional repressor HrcA encodes MRGQVQTGQMRRRKPPYRVVRKDDPAALLNERERRILRLVVESFIDTAGPVGSHFLARRYPIGLSPASIRNTMSDLEEMGYLDHPYTSAGRVPTDLGYRTFVDALMDVPELAPDERRLLQQKVREIGNDPEELWRESTRLLGQLSRLLGVLLTPRLSTGVLERLEVVPLSSTRAMFVLSVRGGLVRTILVELTSELSRRDLELVVALLNERLAGLTLAAIRQSCHQRLRDLEDRTGLVQLVMTEAPVLFSEPSEGRVRFGGTQYIMGQPEFQQPEELRNLFLLLEDEEELVRLLEGTDTSDDVEVGRAQVSIGRENQDEKVERFSIVTARYRLGDAVGTIGVIGPTRMDYRRVLALVQEMARLLSRPIDETVN; translated from the coding sequence ATGCGTGGACAGGTGCAGACGGGACAGATGCGGCGACGGAAGCCACCGTACCGGGTGGTGCGGAAGGATGATCCGGCCGCGCTGCTGAACGAGCGGGAGCGGCGGATTCTGCGGCTGGTGGTCGAGAGCTTCATCGACACGGCCGGTCCGGTCGGATCGCACTTTCTGGCCCGGCGGTATCCGATCGGCCTGAGCCCGGCCTCCATTCGCAACACGATGAGCGATCTGGAGGAGATGGGCTACCTGGACCATCCCTACACATCGGCCGGTCGGGTGCCCACGGACCTGGGTTACCGGACCTTCGTCGATGCGCTGATGGACGTGCCCGAGCTGGCTCCGGACGAACGCCGGCTGCTCCAGCAGAAGGTGCGGGAGATCGGCAACGATCCGGAGGAGCTGTGGCGGGAGAGCACGCGCCTGCTCGGCCAGCTTTCCCGGCTGCTGGGCGTGTTGCTGACGCCCCGGCTCTCGACCGGCGTGCTGGAGCGGCTCGAGGTGGTGCCGCTTTCGTCCACCCGGGCCATGTTCGTGCTCAGCGTGCGGGGCGGCCTGGTGCGCACGATCCTTGTGGAGCTGACCTCGGAGCTGAGCCGTCGTGATCTGGAACTGGTCGTGGCCCTGCTCAACGAGCGGCTGGCCGGACTCACGCTGGCCGCGATCCGACAGAGCTGCCATCAACGCCTGCGTGATCTGGAAGATCGAACCGGCCTGGTACAACTGGTAATGACCGAAGCGCCTGTGCTTTTCAGCGAACCCAGCGAAGGCCGCGTACGCTTCGGCGGCACCCAGTACATCATGGGCCAGCCGGAATTTCAGCAGCCGGAAGAGCTGCGTAATCTCTTTCTGCTGCTGGAAGACGAGGAGGAGCTGGTGCGGCTGCTGGAGGGAACCGACACGTCCGATGACGTTGAAGTAGGCCGCGCCCAGGTGTCGATCGGACGTGAAAATCAGGACGAAAAGGTAGAAAGATTCTCGATCGTCACGGCACGCTATCGCCTGGGCGATGCCGTGGGAACCATCGGAGTGATCGGGCCTACCCGTATGGACTACCGGCGCGTGCTGGCGCTGGTGCAGGAGATGGCCCGGCTCCTGAGCCGTCCGATCGATGAGACGGTCAACTGA